The region GGCTCCTTGTACGCCCCCTTGCACAGCCGCACCCGTGACCCGGCGGTGGCCAGTTCCCGGCAGTCCGCCTCGGTCCGCCGCAGGTACGCCTGAAGCACCGCACCGGTCGACGGAAAGTCCTTGCGCAGCCGCGCCAGGATGTCCAGGGTCGAGTCGGTGGTGGTGTGGTCCTCCATGTCCAGGGTCACCGTGGTGCCGGCGGCCGCCGCGGCGACGCAGATCGCCCTGACGTTGTCGTAGGCGAGCTTCTCGTCGAACTTCTGCCCGAGGGCGGAGAGTTTGACGCTGACCTCGGCGGCCGGGGTCAGGTCGGCCCCGGCGAGCACGGTCAGCAGGGTGAGGTACTCCTCCCGGACGGCGGTGGCCTGATCCGGGGTGACGGTGTCTTCCCCGAGGTGGTCGAGGGTCACCGTGAGACCGTTGGCGACGAGTTCGCGGGTGGCACGAAGTGCGTCGTCCGTGGCGGTGCCGGCGACGAACCGGCGTACGACGTCCCGGGTGTAGGGGGCCGTTTCGACGAGCCGCTCGACCCGGGATGACCGGGAGGCGGCGAGGATGACCGAGCGCATGCTGGGAGCGTATCCTCCGCCGCCGGACCGGAAACGGGCAGCGGGCAGGTCCGCTTCCCCCGGACAGACGTGGCGCCGGGCGGGCCGACCGGGGGATCGGTGTCCGTGGAAGTTGCGACTTCCACACTTGGTGTTACTCGCCGCGTCGTGAGAACTTTTTCCGGAACACCCATAGCTGTTGCCGGCATTTCTCGAATCATCACCTCGCGTGACGAAGTATGTCGCCGACGAGTGGTTCAGCGCAGGTCAGGCAATCACAAAGTGAAAGCCTTATCACCGACGCACAGACGGTCACGCCGCACTAAGGTCACCCGCCACTACGGCGACGAATCGTCTACGGTTGTCGGGTGAACTTCGACGCGTACGCCCGGACCGGAGTTGACCTTGTCAACGCGCGCCTGGACGACCTCGACGACCTGAAGGCGCTCTTCGCCGACGAAAACCTCTGGATGCGCGACGAGGTGGCCGAACGCGACGTGGTGATATTCCGCCGCGCACAGAAGCGTCTGCGTGACGTCTTCGAATTCGGCACCTCCGGCCGCGACGCGGCCGCGGTGACCGAACTTAACTCGCTTCTGGAGACCTTTCCCGTCCAGCCCCGCATTTCCGGTCACGGATCCAGCGACTGGCACATGCACGTGACCAGCCGGGGCGCCTCGGTCAGCGCGGAGTATCTGGCCGGCGCGGTCTGGGGTCTCTCGGTCTGGCTCTGCGAGTACGGCAGCGCCCGGTTCGGCGTCTGCGCCGACGACCGCTGCGGCAACGTCTACCTGGACACCTCGTCCAACTGCTGCCGTCGGTTCTGCTCGGAACGCTGCGCCACCCGCTCGCACGTCGCCGCCCACCGGGCCCGCAAGCGGGCCGCGGTCCAGGGGGCGGTGCAGGCGGCGGCCGTACCGAAGCCCAGCGTGCCCAAGTCCACCCTGCCGACGCAGGCGCTCAGCAAGGTCTGAGCCGCCCGACCGGGTGGGTTCACCGGTTGAGGGTGGGGGCGGTCGCCAGGTGCTCGCGGGCGAAGGTCAGGGCCGCCCCCAGGTCCGCCTCGCGGGCGGCCCGGCTCTTGGCGCCCCGGGTCGACACCTCGACCGCGATCGCCCCGGTGAAGCCACGGCCAGCCAGCGAGGCGAGCAGTTCGGCGCAGGGCTGGTTGCCCCGGCCCGGCACCAGGTGCTCGTCGCGCCCCTCGCCGGTGCCGTCACCGAGGTGGACGTGGGCGAGCTTCGCCCCCATCAGGTCGGCCATGTCGAGCGAGTCGGTGTGCGACGCGGCACAGTGCGACAGATCGAGGGTGTACGCGTCGTAGCCGGTGTCGGTCGGGTTCCAGCCCGGTGCGTACGGCACGAACTCCCGTCCGGCCATCCTGACCGGGTACATGTTCTCCACCGCGACGCGTACCCGTGGGTGGTCCTCGGCCAGCTTGGCCAGGATCTGGCCGAAGGAGCGGGCGTAGTCACGCTGCCAGGTGAAGGGCGGGTGGACGACCACCGTCGGCGCGTCCAGCGTCTCGGCCAGCTCCACCGCCCGGCGCAGCCGCTGCGCCGGATCGTTGCTCCACACCCGCTGCGTCACCAGCAGGCACGGGGCGTGCACC is a window of Micromonospora sp. NBC_01699 DNA encoding:
- a CDS encoding CGNR zinc finger domain-containing protein, which encodes MNFDAYARTGVDLVNARLDDLDDLKALFADENLWMRDEVAERDVVIFRRAQKRLRDVFEFGTSGRDAAAVTELNSLLETFPVQPRISGHGSSDWHMHVTSRGASVSAEYLAGAVWGLSVWLCEYGSARFGVCADDRCGNVYLDTSSNCCRRFCSERCATRSHVAAHRARKRAAVQGAVQAAAVPKPSVPKSTLPTQALSKV
- a CDS encoding proline dehydrogenase family protein, with translation MRSVILAASRSSRVERLVETAPYTRDVVRRFVAGTATDDALRATRELVANGLTVTLDHLGEDTVTPDQATAVREEYLTLLTVLAGADLTPAAEVSVKLSALGQKFDEKLAYDNVRAICVAAAAAGTTVTLDMEDHTTTDSTLDILARLRKDFPSTGAVLQAYLRRTEADCRELATAGSRVRLCKGAYKEPESVAYQSARDVDKSYVRCLNVLLSGAGYPMLATHDPRLIAIGQDRARWFDRTPDEFEFQMLYGIRPEEQLRLAGEGHTVRTYLPYGSDWYGYLMRRLAERPANLVFFARALLSRR
- a CDS encoding sugar phosphate isomerase/epimerase family protein, which translates into the protein MATPVLLSSSSVFPEPTAAAFELAASLGYDGVEVMVWTDAVSQDAGALRGLAEHYGVPVLSVHAPCLLVTQRVWSNDPAQRLRRAVELAETLDAPTVVVHPPFTWQRDYARSFGQILAKLAEDHPRVRVAVENMYPVRMAGREFVPYAPGWNPTDTGYDAYTLDLSHCAASHTDSLDMADLMGAKLAHVHLGDGTGEGRDEHLVPGRGNQPCAELLASLAGRGFTGAIAVEVSTRGAKSRAAREADLGAALTFAREHLATAPTLNR